Proteins from one Elgaria multicarinata webbii isolate HBS135686 ecotype San Diego chromosome 3, rElgMul1.1.pri, whole genome shotgun sequence genomic window:
- the APEH gene encoding acylamino-acid-releasing enzyme isoform X2 has translation MEPPLLNDTEEIAALYRELSQFPSLSGACIGPEVTTQYGGKYCNVYTEWSQRDLERAENVNFCRQYLIFHDSQSIVYSSASGNCTEIKGELLSRDSPSGEQKAVLRKTSNSKGEEKQFLEVWEKNRKAKSIELTALEKHGKVYEDDQFGCLAWSHSETHLLYVAEKKRPKAESFFKPKAPELSSEEELTKAEQRDKAIKGEQFVFYEDWGETLVSKSVPVLCVLDIESNNVSVLEGVPEHISPGQAFWTPGDTGVVFTGWWHEPFRLGLKHCTNRRSALFYVDLTGGRCELLTDDTKAIWSPRLSPDQCRIVYLENKASGPHLQCSRLCMYDWYTKLTSVVVEIVSRQSQGEFTGIYSTALPERCWAADSQRVVLDTAQRSRQELIVVDTLSGSVCSLTKGSQLGSWALLTVDRDLLVARFSTPNCPPMLMVAFLPPAGKEAEVNWVCLEEANPIQGITWDVRALQPPPEQDNHQYAGLDFEAILLRPAQMPEKTKIPLVVSPHGGPHSVFTTSWALYPAVLCRMGFAVLLVNYRGSLGFGQDSVESLPGNVGCQDVKDVQFCVEQMLQEEPLDPQRVALLGGSHGGFLSCHLIGQYPSTYKACVARNPVVNMASMVGSTDIPDWCLTEAGLPYDHAALPDSGQWTDMLLHSPIQFRHLFS, from the exons tTGCTGAATGACACAGAAGAAATAGCTGCTTTGTACCGTGAGCTTAGCCAGTTTCCATCTCTTTCCGGTGCCTGTATTGGGCCTGAGGTAACAACTCAGTATGGTGGCAAATACTGCAACGTTTACACAG AGTGGTCTCAGCGGGACTTGGAAAGAgctgaaaatgtgaatttttgcCGACAATACCTCATCTTCCATGACAGCCAGTCCATCGTGTATTCGAGCGCTTCTGGCAATTGCACTGAAATCAAAGGAGA GTTGCTCAGTCGGGACTCTCCTAGCGGAGAACAGAAAGCTGTTCTGCGGAAGACGAGCAACAGCAAAGGCGAGGAAAAACAGTTCCTCGAG GTTTGGGAAAAGAACCGCAAGGCGAAGAGCATCGAGTTGACGGCTTTAGAGAAGCATGGCAAAGTATATGAGGATG aCCAATTTGGCTGCTTGGCCTGGTCACACTCAGAGACTCACCTTCTCTATGTGGCAGAGAAGAAGCGTCCCAAGGCAGAGTCTTTCTTTAAGCCCAAAGCCCCTGAGTTGAGCAGTGAAGAGGAACTCACCAAGGCAGAGCAACGAGACAAAGCCATTAAG GGGGAGCAGTTTGTGTTCTATGAAGACTGGGGGGAGACCCTGGTGTCTAAGAGCGTCCCTGTGCTGTGTGTATTGGACATTGAGAGCAACAATGTTTCTGTGCTGGAGGGTGTTCCAGAGCACATCTCACCTGGGCAG GCCTTCTGGACTCCAGGCGACACAGGAGTGGTGTTCACAGGCTGGTGGCATGAGCCCTTCCGTCTAGGGTTGAAGCACTGCACCAATCGCAG ATCAGCTCTCTTCTATGTGGATCTGACAGGCGGTCGTTGTG AACTGTTGACAGATGACACCAAGGCCATTTGGTCTCCGCGCTTGAGTCCAGACCAATGTCGCATTGTGTACCTGGAGAACAAGGCTTCTGGGCCGCATCTACAGTGCAGCCGCCTCTGCATG TATGACTGGTACACTAAACTCACTTCAGTTGTAGTAGAGATTGTCTCTCGGCAAAGCCAAG GTGAATTCACTGGGATCTATAGCACGGCACTGCCCGAGCGCTGCTGGGCAGCAGACAGCCAAAGAGTTGTGCTGGACACAGCTCAGCGTAGTAGGCAG GAGCTGATTGTGGTGGATACATTGTCAGGCAGCGTGTGTTCTCTCACCAAGG GTTCCCAACTTGGAAGCTGGGCACTGCTTACTGTTGATCGAGATCTGCTGGTAGCCAGATTCTCCACTCCAAACTGTCCTCCCATGCTT ATGGTGGCCTTCCTGCCTCCTGCTGGCAAGGAAGCTGAAGTAAACTGGGTGTGTCTGGAGGAAGCCAACCCAATTCAAGGCATCACTTGGGATGTTCGTGCACTGCAGCCTCCTCCAGAACAGGACAACCACCAGTATG CTGGCCTTGATTTTGAAGCCATCCTACTCCGGCCTGCTCAGATGCCAGAGAAGACCAAGATTCCATTAGTGGTGTCACCTCATG GAGGCCCACACTCAgtgttcaccaccagctgggcaCTGTACCCAGCAGTGCTCTGCCGAATGGGGTTTGCTGTGCTGCTGG TGAATTATCGAGGATCACTGGGCTTTGGCCAAGACAGTGTGGAGTCTTTACCAGGGAATGTGGGCTGTCAGGATGTCAAGGATGTGCAG TTTTGTGTGGAGCAGATGCTGCAGGAGGAACCTCTGGATCCACAAAGAGTGGCCTTGCTTGGTGGCTCCCATGGAGGCTTCCTATCCTGCCATCTCATTGGCCAATACCCTAGCACCTACAAGGCTTGCGTGGCCAGGAATCCTGTGGTCAATATGGCCTCAATGGTAGGAAGCACTGACATCCCTGACTG GTGTCTGACTGAGGCTGGCTTACCCTATGACCATGCAGCTCTCCCAGATTCTGGGCAATGGACAGATATGCTGCTTCATTCACCTATACA GTTCAGACACCTGTTCTCTTAA
- the APEH gene encoding acylamino-acid-releasing enzyme isoform X1, with protein sequence MEPPLLNDTEEIAALYRELSQFPSLSGACIGPEVTTQYGGKYCNVYTEWSQRDLERAENVNFCRQYLIFHDSQSIVYSSASGNCTEIKGELLSRDSPSGEQKAVLRKTSNSKGEEKQFLEVWEKNRKAKSIELTALEKHGKVYEDDQFGCLAWSHSETHLLYVAEKKRPKAESFFKPKAPELSSEEELTKAEQRDKAIKGEQFVFYEDWGETLVSKSVPVLCVLDIESNNVSVLEGVPEHISPGQAFWTPGDTGVVFTGWWHEPFRLGLKHCTNRRSALFYVDLTGGRCELLTDDTKAIWSPRLSPDQCRIVYLENKASGPHLQCSRLCMYDWYTKLTSVVVEIVSRQSQGEFTGIYSTALPERCWAADSQRVVLDTAQRSRQELIVVDTLSGSVCSLTKGSQLGSWALLTVDRDLLVARFSTPNCPPMLMVAFLPPAGKEAEVNWVCLEEANPIQGITWDVRALQPPPEQDNHQYAGLDFEAILLRPAQMPEKTKIPLVVSPHGGPHSVFTTSWALYPAVLCRMGFAVLLVNYRGSLGFGQDSVESLPGNVGCQDVKDVQFCVEQMLQEEPLDPQRVALLGGSHGGFLSCHLIGQYPSTYKACVARNPVVNMASMVGSTDIPDWCLTEAGLPYDHAALPDSGQWTDMLLHSPIQYVDKVQTPVLLMIGEEDRRVPPKQGLEYYHALKAKGVPTRMLWYPGNNHALSGVEAEADGFMNIALWLIQHLK encoded by the exons tTGCTGAATGACACAGAAGAAATAGCTGCTTTGTACCGTGAGCTTAGCCAGTTTCCATCTCTTTCCGGTGCCTGTATTGGGCCTGAGGTAACAACTCAGTATGGTGGCAAATACTGCAACGTTTACACAG AGTGGTCTCAGCGGGACTTGGAAAGAgctgaaaatgtgaatttttgcCGACAATACCTCATCTTCCATGACAGCCAGTCCATCGTGTATTCGAGCGCTTCTGGCAATTGCACTGAAATCAAAGGAGA GTTGCTCAGTCGGGACTCTCCTAGCGGAGAACAGAAAGCTGTTCTGCGGAAGACGAGCAACAGCAAAGGCGAGGAAAAACAGTTCCTCGAG GTTTGGGAAAAGAACCGCAAGGCGAAGAGCATCGAGTTGACGGCTTTAGAGAAGCATGGCAAAGTATATGAGGATG aCCAATTTGGCTGCTTGGCCTGGTCACACTCAGAGACTCACCTTCTCTATGTGGCAGAGAAGAAGCGTCCCAAGGCAGAGTCTTTCTTTAAGCCCAAAGCCCCTGAGTTGAGCAGTGAAGAGGAACTCACCAAGGCAGAGCAACGAGACAAAGCCATTAAG GGGGAGCAGTTTGTGTTCTATGAAGACTGGGGGGAGACCCTGGTGTCTAAGAGCGTCCCTGTGCTGTGTGTATTGGACATTGAGAGCAACAATGTTTCTGTGCTGGAGGGTGTTCCAGAGCACATCTCACCTGGGCAG GCCTTCTGGACTCCAGGCGACACAGGAGTGGTGTTCACAGGCTGGTGGCATGAGCCCTTCCGTCTAGGGTTGAAGCACTGCACCAATCGCAG ATCAGCTCTCTTCTATGTGGATCTGACAGGCGGTCGTTGTG AACTGTTGACAGATGACACCAAGGCCATTTGGTCTCCGCGCTTGAGTCCAGACCAATGTCGCATTGTGTACCTGGAGAACAAGGCTTCTGGGCCGCATCTACAGTGCAGCCGCCTCTGCATG TATGACTGGTACACTAAACTCACTTCAGTTGTAGTAGAGATTGTCTCTCGGCAAAGCCAAG GTGAATTCACTGGGATCTATAGCACGGCACTGCCCGAGCGCTGCTGGGCAGCAGACAGCCAAAGAGTTGTGCTGGACACAGCTCAGCGTAGTAGGCAG GAGCTGATTGTGGTGGATACATTGTCAGGCAGCGTGTGTTCTCTCACCAAGG GTTCCCAACTTGGAAGCTGGGCACTGCTTACTGTTGATCGAGATCTGCTGGTAGCCAGATTCTCCACTCCAAACTGTCCTCCCATGCTT ATGGTGGCCTTCCTGCCTCCTGCTGGCAAGGAAGCTGAAGTAAACTGGGTGTGTCTGGAGGAAGCCAACCCAATTCAAGGCATCACTTGGGATGTTCGTGCACTGCAGCCTCCTCCAGAACAGGACAACCACCAGTATG CTGGCCTTGATTTTGAAGCCATCCTACTCCGGCCTGCTCAGATGCCAGAGAAGACCAAGATTCCATTAGTGGTGTCACCTCATG GAGGCCCACACTCAgtgttcaccaccagctgggcaCTGTACCCAGCAGTGCTCTGCCGAATGGGGTTTGCTGTGCTGCTGG TGAATTATCGAGGATCACTGGGCTTTGGCCAAGACAGTGTGGAGTCTTTACCAGGGAATGTGGGCTGTCAGGATGTCAAGGATGTGCAG TTTTGTGTGGAGCAGATGCTGCAGGAGGAACCTCTGGATCCACAAAGAGTGGCCTTGCTTGGTGGCTCCCATGGAGGCTTCCTATCCTGCCATCTCATTGGCCAATACCCTAGCACCTACAAGGCTTGCGTGGCCAGGAATCCTGTGGTCAATATGGCCTCAATGGTAGGAAGCACTGACATCCCTGACTG GTGTCTGACTGAGGCTGGCTTACCCTATGACCATGCAGCTCTCCCAGATTCTGGGCAATGGACAGATATGCTGCTTCATTCACCTATACAGTATGTTGATAAG GTTCAGACACCTGTTCTCTTAATGATAGGAGAGGAAGATCGACGTGTACCGCCCAAGCAAGGGTTGGAGTACTATCATGCTCTCAAGGCCAAGGGTGTTCCAACTCG GATGCTGTGGTATCCAGGCAATAATCATGCACTATCGGGTGTGGAGGCTGAGGCAGACGGTTTCATGAATATTGCACTCTGGCTGATCCAGCATCTGAAATGA
- the APEH gene encoding acylamino-acid-releasing enzyme isoform X3 produces the protein MAKYMRMVRLPYSCASIYQFGCLAWSHSETHLLYVAEKKRPKAESFFKPKAPELSSEEELTKAEQRDKAIKGEQFVFYEDWGETLVSKSVPVLCVLDIESNNVSVLEGVPEHISPGQAFWTPGDTGVVFTGWWHEPFRLGLKHCTNRRSALFYVDLTGGRCELLTDDTKAIWSPRLSPDQCRIVYLENKASGPHLQCSRLCMYDWYTKLTSVVVEIVSRQSQGEFTGIYSTALPERCWAADSQRVVLDTAQRSRQELIVVDTLSGSVCSLTKGSQLGSWALLTVDRDLLVARFSTPNCPPMLMVAFLPPAGKEAEVNWVCLEEANPIQGITWDVRALQPPPEQDNHQYAGLDFEAILLRPAQMPEKTKIPLVVSPHGGPHSVFTTSWALYPAVLCRMGFAVLLVNYRGSLGFGQDSVESLPGNVGCQDVKDVQFCVEQMLQEEPLDPQRVALLGGSHGGFLSCHLIGQYPSTYKACVARNPVVNMASMVGSTDIPDWCLTEAGLPYDHAALPDSGQWTDMLLHSPIQYVDKVQTPVLLMIGEEDRRVPPKQGLEYYHALKAKGVPTRMLWYPGNNHALSGVEAEADGFMNIALWLIQHLK, from the exons ATGGCAAAGTATATGAGGATGGTGAGGCTTCCCTACAGCTGTGCTTCAATTT aCCAATTTGGCTGCTTGGCCTGGTCACACTCAGAGACTCACCTTCTCTATGTGGCAGAGAAGAAGCGTCCCAAGGCAGAGTCTTTCTTTAAGCCCAAAGCCCCTGAGTTGAGCAGTGAAGAGGAACTCACCAAGGCAGAGCAACGAGACAAAGCCATTAAG GGGGAGCAGTTTGTGTTCTATGAAGACTGGGGGGAGACCCTGGTGTCTAAGAGCGTCCCTGTGCTGTGTGTATTGGACATTGAGAGCAACAATGTTTCTGTGCTGGAGGGTGTTCCAGAGCACATCTCACCTGGGCAG GCCTTCTGGACTCCAGGCGACACAGGAGTGGTGTTCACAGGCTGGTGGCATGAGCCCTTCCGTCTAGGGTTGAAGCACTGCACCAATCGCAG ATCAGCTCTCTTCTATGTGGATCTGACAGGCGGTCGTTGTG AACTGTTGACAGATGACACCAAGGCCATTTGGTCTCCGCGCTTGAGTCCAGACCAATGTCGCATTGTGTACCTGGAGAACAAGGCTTCTGGGCCGCATCTACAGTGCAGCCGCCTCTGCATG TATGACTGGTACACTAAACTCACTTCAGTTGTAGTAGAGATTGTCTCTCGGCAAAGCCAAG GTGAATTCACTGGGATCTATAGCACGGCACTGCCCGAGCGCTGCTGGGCAGCAGACAGCCAAAGAGTTGTGCTGGACACAGCTCAGCGTAGTAGGCAG GAGCTGATTGTGGTGGATACATTGTCAGGCAGCGTGTGTTCTCTCACCAAGG GTTCCCAACTTGGAAGCTGGGCACTGCTTACTGTTGATCGAGATCTGCTGGTAGCCAGATTCTCCACTCCAAACTGTCCTCCCATGCTT ATGGTGGCCTTCCTGCCTCCTGCTGGCAAGGAAGCTGAAGTAAACTGGGTGTGTCTGGAGGAAGCCAACCCAATTCAAGGCATCACTTGGGATGTTCGTGCACTGCAGCCTCCTCCAGAACAGGACAACCACCAGTATG CTGGCCTTGATTTTGAAGCCATCCTACTCCGGCCTGCTCAGATGCCAGAGAAGACCAAGATTCCATTAGTGGTGTCACCTCATG GAGGCCCACACTCAgtgttcaccaccagctgggcaCTGTACCCAGCAGTGCTCTGCCGAATGGGGTTTGCTGTGCTGCTGG TGAATTATCGAGGATCACTGGGCTTTGGCCAAGACAGTGTGGAGTCTTTACCAGGGAATGTGGGCTGTCAGGATGTCAAGGATGTGCAG TTTTGTGTGGAGCAGATGCTGCAGGAGGAACCTCTGGATCCACAAAGAGTGGCCTTGCTTGGTGGCTCCCATGGAGGCTTCCTATCCTGCCATCTCATTGGCCAATACCCTAGCACCTACAAGGCTTGCGTGGCCAGGAATCCTGTGGTCAATATGGCCTCAATGGTAGGAAGCACTGACATCCCTGACTG GTGTCTGACTGAGGCTGGCTTACCCTATGACCATGCAGCTCTCCCAGATTCTGGGCAATGGACAGATATGCTGCTTCATTCACCTATACAGTATGTTGATAAG GTTCAGACACCTGTTCTCTTAATGATAGGAGAGGAAGATCGACGTGTACCGCCCAAGCAAGGGTTGGAGTACTATCATGCTCTCAAGGCCAAGGGTGTTCCAACTCG GATGCTGTGGTATCCAGGCAATAATCATGCACTATCGGGTGTGGAGGCTGAGGCAGACGGTTTCATGAATATTGCACTCTGGCTGATCCAGCATCTGAAATGA